In Paenibacillus sp. BIC5C1, a genomic segment contains:
- a CDS encoding cell wall hydrolase, with the protein MAAPSAGAQKLEQGVRGEHVLQLQEQLNELGYFKAGLTGYYGSITKGAVRKFQQAQGLSADGIAGPATLNRLNKKAAAQGNTLRQLAKLIHGEARGESFEGQVAVGAVVLNRVHSNAFPSSIPKVIFQKGQFTAIDDGQFNTKPTATSYKAARKALNGTDPTNGALYYYNPKIATSLWSKSRPTLLTIGQHDFTR; encoded by the coding sequence ATGGCAGCTCCGTCAGCTGGAGCACAGAAACTGGAGCAGGGCGTTCGCGGTGAACATGTGCTGCAATTGCAGGAGCAATTAAACGAACTGGGGTATTTTAAGGCTGGATTAACCGGATATTACGGTTCTATTACCAAAGGCGCTGTCCGTAAGTTCCAGCAGGCTCAGGGGCTGAGTGCGGATGGGATTGCAGGCCCGGCAACATTAAATAGACTGAACAAGAAGGCTGCAGCCCAAGGTAATACACTGCGCCAGCTCGCGAAGCTGATTCATGGGGAAGCACGCGGAGAATCCTTTGAAGGACAGGTTGCCGTAGGTGCGGTCGTCTTAAACCGAGTGCATTCAAATGCATTCCCGTCATCAATCCCGAAAGTGATTTTCCAAAAAGGGCAGTTCACGGCCATAGACGATGGGCAGTTTAATACCAAGCCGACGGCGACCTCTTATAAGGCAGCTCGAAAAGCCTTGAATGGTACTGATCCCACGAATGGAGCGCTGTATTACTACAATCCGAAGATTGCGACGTCCTTGTGGAGTAAGAGCAGACCAACGCTGCTGACGATTGGGCAGCATGATTTTACGAGATGA